Proteins encoded in a region of the Bicyclus anynana chromosome 9, ilBicAnyn1.1, whole genome shotgun sequence genome:
- the LOC128198353 gene encoding uncharacterized protein LOC128198353, protein MRAVWTVVLVRAIHLAMNISESRRLISLYKEFKCLWDPKDSNYTNRGVRDDAWRQISCEMGNKSIENLKKKMRSLAGGYRREKHREKQSRITGSGAQDTYKSKWFAYDDFDFMADKNEPGTTRDTLEHVSY, encoded by the exons ATGCGCGCGGTGTGGACGGTTGTGTTGGTTCGCGCGATCCACCTCGCCATGAACATCTCAGAAAGTCGCCGTTTGATATCGCtttataaagaatttaaatgTTTATGGGATCCCAAAGATTCTAATTACACCAATAGAGGTGTTAGAGATGATGCTTGGCGTCAGATTTCTTGTGAAATGGGGAATAAGTCGATCGAGAacctaaagaaaaaaatgcgATCTCTGGCGGGAGGCTACAGAAGGGAGAAACACAGAGAGAAGCAAAGCCGTATAACTGGATCCG GTGCTCAAGATACATATAAATCAAAGTGGTTTGCGTATGATGACTTCGACTTTATGGCGGATAAAAATGAACCCGGAACCACACGCGATACATTGGAACATGTGAGCTATTAG